A genomic window from Thunnus maccoyii chromosome 2, fThuMac1.1, whole genome shotgun sequence includes:
- the anp32b gene encoding acidic leucine-rich nuclear phosphoprotein 32 family member B isoform X2, with protein sequence MDMKKRIHLELRNRTPSDVRELVLDNCRSVEGKIEGLTAEFVNLEFLSLINVGLMSVSNLPKLGKLKKLELSDNRISGGLDVLAEKLPNLTHLNLSGNKLKDISTLEPLKKLDNLKSLDLFNCEVTNLNDYRESVFKLLPQLTYLDGYDLEDREASDSDGEADGDGVDDEDDEEGEEEEDEDGEEEDFDEEEDEEEDEEEVEGEEDDEEVSGEDEEEDFGQDGEVDEEDEDEDEDEDAEAGKGEKRKRDPEDEDDDDDDEDDD encoded by the exons ATGGACATGAAAAAGAGGATCCACTTGGAGCTAAGAAACAGGACACCGTCTGAT GTACGAGAACTTGTCCTTGACAATTGTCGATCGGTTGAAGGAAAAATCGAAGGCCTCACAGCTGAGTTTGTCAACCTGGAGTTTCTCAGTTTGATAAATGTTGGCTTAATGTCAGTCTCCAACCTGCCCAAACTAGGAAAACTCAAAAAG CTGGAGTTGAGCGACAACAGAATCAGCGGCGGCCTCGATGTTTTAGCAGAGAAACTACCCAACCTCACACATCTAAACCTGAGTGGCAACAAATTGAAAGACATCAGCACGTTGGAACCATTG aaaaagcTGGACAACCTGAAGAGTTTGGACCTGTTCAACTGTGAAGTGACAAACCTCAACGACtacagagagagtgtgttcaAACTGCTGCCCCAGCTCACCTACCTGGACGGTTATGACCTGGAGGACAGGGAAGCCTCTGACTCTGACGGAGAGGCGGACGGAGACGGTGTAGACGATGAAGACGATGAAG agggagaggaagaggaggatgaggatggagaggaggaagactttgacgaggaagaggacgaggaggaagatgaagaggaggtaGAAGGAGAAGAGGACGATGAGGAGGTCAGCGGAGAAGATGag GAGGAAGACTTTGGTCAGGATGGGGAAGTggatgaagaagatgaagatgaggatgaagatgaagacg CAGAAGCCGGCAAAGGCGAGAAGAGAAAGCGAGACCCAGAGGATGaagacgacgacgacgacgatgaAGACGACGATTAA
- the anp32b gene encoding acidic leucine-rich nuclear phosphoprotein 32 family member B isoform X3: MDMKKRIHLELRNRTPSDVRELVLDNCRSVEGKIEGLTAEFVNLEFLSLINVGLMSVSNLPKLGKLKKLELSDNRISGGLDVLAEKLPNLTHLNLSGNKLKDISTLEPLKKLDNLKSLDLFNCEVTNLNDYRESVFKLLPQLTYLDGYDLEDREASDSDGEADGDGVDDEDDEEGEEEEDEDGEEEDFDEEEDEEEDEEEVEGEEDDEEVSGEDEEEDFGQDGEVDEEDEDEDEDEDEAGKGEKRKRDPEDEDDDDDDEDDD, from the exons ATGGACATGAAAAAGAGGATCCACTTGGAGCTAAGAAACAGGACACCGTCTGAT GTACGAGAACTTGTCCTTGACAATTGTCGATCGGTTGAAGGAAAAATCGAAGGCCTCACAGCTGAGTTTGTCAACCTGGAGTTTCTCAGTTTGATAAATGTTGGCTTAATGTCAGTCTCCAACCTGCCCAAACTAGGAAAACTCAAAAAG CTGGAGTTGAGCGACAACAGAATCAGCGGCGGCCTCGATGTTTTAGCAGAGAAACTACCCAACCTCACACATCTAAACCTGAGTGGCAACAAATTGAAAGACATCAGCACGTTGGAACCATTG aaaaagcTGGACAACCTGAAGAGTTTGGACCTGTTCAACTGTGAAGTGACAAACCTCAACGACtacagagagagtgtgttcaAACTGCTGCCCCAGCTCACCTACCTGGACGGTTATGACCTGGAGGACAGGGAAGCCTCTGACTCTGACGGAGAGGCGGACGGAGACGGTGTAGACGATGAAGACGATGAAG agggagaggaagaggaggatgaggatggagaggaggaagactttgacgaggaagaggacgaggaggaagatgaagaggaggtaGAAGGAGAAGAGGACGATGAGGAGGTCAGCGGAGAAGATGag GAGGAAGACTTTGGTCAGGATGGGGAAGTggatgaagaagatgaagatgaggatgaagatgaagacg AAGCCGGCAAAGGCGAGAAGAGAAAGCGAGACCCAGAGGATGaagacgacgacgacgacgatgaAGACGACGATTAA
- the anp32b gene encoding acidic leucine-rich nuclear phosphoprotein 32 family member B isoform X1, giving the protein MDMKKRIHLELRNRTPSDVRELVLDNCRSVEGKIEGLTAEFVNLEFLSLINVGLMSVSNLPKLGKLKKLELSDNRISGGLDVLAEKLPNLTHLNLSGNKLKDISTLEPLKKLDNLKSLDLFNCEVTNLNDYRESVFKLLPQLTYLDGYDLEDREASDSDGEADGDGVDDEDDEEGEEEEDEDGEEEDFDEEEDEEEDEEEVEGEEDDEEVSGEDEEEDFGQDGEVDEEDEDEDEDEDEAEAGKGEKRKRDPEDEDDDDDDEDDD; this is encoded by the exons ATGGACATGAAAAAGAGGATCCACTTGGAGCTAAGAAACAGGACACCGTCTGAT GTACGAGAACTTGTCCTTGACAATTGTCGATCGGTTGAAGGAAAAATCGAAGGCCTCACAGCTGAGTTTGTCAACCTGGAGTTTCTCAGTTTGATAAATGTTGGCTTAATGTCAGTCTCCAACCTGCCCAAACTAGGAAAACTCAAAAAG CTGGAGTTGAGCGACAACAGAATCAGCGGCGGCCTCGATGTTTTAGCAGAGAAACTACCCAACCTCACACATCTAAACCTGAGTGGCAACAAATTGAAAGACATCAGCACGTTGGAACCATTG aaaaagcTGGACAACCTGAAGAGTTTGGACCTGTTCAACTGTGAAGTGACAAACCTCAACGACtacagagagagtgtgttcaAACTGCTGCCCCAGCTCACCTACCTGGACGGTTATGACCTGGAGGACAGGGAAGCCTCTGACTCTGACGGAGAGGCGGACGGAGACGGTGTAGACGATGAAGACGATGAAG agggagaggaagaggaggatgaggatggagaggaggaagactttgacgaggaagaggacgaggaggaagatgaagaggaggtaGAAGGAGAAGAGGACGATGAGGAGGTCAGCGGAGAAGATGag GAGGAAGACTTTGGTCAGGATGGGGAAGTggatgaagaagatgaagatgaggatgaagatgaagacg AAGCAGAAGCCGGCAAAGGCGAGAAGAGAAAGCGAGACCCAGAGGATGaagacgacgacgacgacgatgaAGACGACGATTAA